A single window of Streptomyces sp. NBC_00464 DNA harbors:
- a CDS encoding LacI family DNA-binding transcriptional regulator has protein sequence MTGTRLSIGIKSVTREAGVSVGTVSNVLNQPDRVSAPTRRHVQQVITRLGYVRSESARQLRAGRSRIISLLVLDMGNPFFVDIARGAEHAVREAELGVMVCNSGQSPQEEMDYLALFAQQRVRGALVTPADLSGHTLREFRRHGIPFVVIDRVGGEEEGCSVAVDDVAGGALAIRHLVSSGHRAIAFVSGPARLKQIQDRSAGARAALADAGLPPESMRELPVGRLDVAAGRDAGARLLGLMERPTAVFCANDLLALGVLQSLYAAGVRVPEDMAIVGYDDIEFAAAATVPLTSVRRPAATMGTLAAELLLQETGDRASEHRHEHVLLQPELVVRRSSMTAH, from the coding sequence ATGACGGGCACCCGGCTGAGCATCGGGATCAAGAGCGTCACACGAGAGGCCGGAGTGTCCGTCGGCACTGTCTCCAACGTGCTCAACCAGCCGGACCGGGTCTCCGCCCCGACCCGACGCCACGTCCAGCAGGTGATCACCCGTCTGGGCTATGTGCGCAGCGAGTCCGCCCGCCAACTGCGGGCGGGCCGCAGCAGGATCATCTCCCTGCTCGTCCTCGACATGGGCAACCCGTTCTTCGTCGACATCGCGCGTGGCGCCGAGCACGCCGTCCGCGAGGCGGAGCTGGGCGTCATGGTCTGCAACAGCGGACAGAGCCCGCAGGAGGAGATGGACTACCTGGCCCTCTTCGCGCAGCAGCGCGTCCGCGGCGCGCTTGTCACCCCCGCAGATCTCAGCGGGCACACACTCAGGGAGTTCCGCCGCCACGGTATTCCGTTCGTTGTGATCGACCGGGTGGGCGGTGAAGAGGAAGGCTGCTCGGTCGCCGTCGATGACGTGGCCGGTGGCGCCCTGGCGATCCGGCACCTGGTGTCTTCCGGTCACCGTGCCATTGCGTTCGTGAGTGGTCCTGCCCGCCTCAAGCAGATCCAGGACCGGAGCGCGGGAGCTCGGGCGGCACTCGCCGACGCGGGCCTGCCGCCGGAGTCGATGCGTGAACTGCCCGTCGGTCGCCTCGACGTTGCGGCGGGACGTGACGCCGGTGCACGTCTGCTCGGGCTCATGGAGCGGCCGACTGCGGTGTTCTGCGCCAACGACCTGCTGGCGCTCGGCGTGCTCCAGTCGCTGTACGCGGCAGGGGTGAGGGTGCCCGAGGACATGGCCATCGTCGGCTATGACGACATCGAGTTCGCTGCCGCGGCCACAGTGCCGCTCACCTCCGTGCGCCGGCCGGCCGCCACCATGGGCACCCTTGCCGCCGAGCTGCTGCTGCAGGAGACCGGAGACCGCGCGTCCGAGCACCGACACGAACACGTGCTTCTGCAGCCGGAGTTGGTGGTGCGGCGCTCAAGTATGACTGCGCACTGA
- the rhaS gene encoding rhamnose ABC transporter substrate-binding protein: protein MSVATAGTRRLTAALALTTSLIVGATACGGTTKEDAAKEVAGAATGGKADPNAATKKGLTVAFLPKQVNNPYFTTSDNGGKKALEQLGSTYKEVGTSSGTDTSGQVSYVNTLTQQQVDAIAVSAQDPGALCTALKQAMKNGVSVVTYDSDTKIDCRNVFVSQASAEDLGRTQVQLLAKQIGGKGEIAILSAAQTATNQNTWIDFMKDELKKPEYKDIKLVKTAYGDDDAQKSFQQTQGLLQEHPNLKGIVSPTTVGIKAAAQYLSGSKYKGKVKLTGLGTPNDMRAYVKNGTVEGFELWDPAKLGALAAHTAVALESGRISGKEGETFKAGDLGSFRIGKDGLVSLGKPTVFDKANIDDFTF from the coding sequence ATGTCCGTCGCCACTGCCGGAACACGCCGCCTCACCGCGGCGCTCGCTCTCACCACGTCCCTCATCGTCGGTGCCACAGCGTGCGGCGGCACTACCAAGGAGGACGCCGCCAAGGAGGTCGCAGGGGCGGCCACCGGAGGCAAGGCCGATCCGAACGCCGCGACGAAGAAGGGCCTCACGGTCGCCTTCCTGCCCAAGCAGGTCAACAACCCCTACTTCACCACGTCCGACAACGGCGGCAAGAAGGCCCTGGAGCAGCTCGGCTCCACGTACAAGGAGGTCGGCACCAGCAGCGGCACCGACACCTCCGGACAGGTCTCCTACGTCAACACCCTCACCCAGCAGCAGGTCGACGCCATCGCCGTCTCCGCCCAGGATCCGGGTGCCCTGTGCACGGCGCTGAAGCAGGCGATGAAGAACGGCGTCAGCGTGGTCACCTATGACTCCGACACGAAGATCGACTGCCGCAACGTCTTCGTCTCGCAGGCCAGTGCCGAGGATCTCGGCCGCACCCAGGTGCAGCTGCTGGCGAAGCAGATCGGCGGCAAGGGTGAGATCGCGATCCTCTCGGCGGCCCAGACGGCCACCAACCAGAACACCTGGATCGACTTCATGAAGGACGAGCTGAAGAAGCCCGAGTACAAGGACATCAAGCTCGTCAAGACGGCCTACGGCGACGACGACGCCCAGAAGTCCTTCCAGCAGACCCAGGGCCTCCTCCAGGAGCACCCGAACCTGAAGGGGATCGTCTCCCCGACCACCGTCGGGATCAAGGCGGCCGCCCAGTACCTCTCCGGGTCCAAGTACAAGGGCAAGGTCAAGCTGACCGGCCTGGGCACGCCGAACGACATGCGCGCCTACGTCAAGAACGGCACCGTCGAGGGCTTCGAGCTGTGGGACCCGGCCAAGCTCGGTGCACTCGCCGCCCACACGGCCGTCGCCCTGGAGTCCGGCCGGATCTCCGGCAAGGAGGGGGAGACCTTCAAGGCCGGCGACCTGGGATCGTTCAGGATCGGGAAGGACGGCCTCGTCTCCCTGGGCAAGCCGACCGTCTTCGACAAGGCCAACATCGACGACTTCACGTTCTGA
- a CDS encoding ABC transporter permease — protein sequence MPETQKTSVAARFGSAVRWDTAVGVLLIVLLLCSFSFVDNFGNALNISFLIGNTLPIALIALPMTMLVVSGEVDLSVGSTAGLSGAVMGALWNQGMAIETIIPLCLALGIVCGLINGLLVTRLGLPSLAVTIGTMAAYRGIAQIVLGSDSVTDFPTQYLDFGAGRIGDTFIPYAVVPFLALLAIAVLVLHATPVGRSLFAIGASEEAARFSGIRVKRLKLSMFVTTGLLSALTGVFWALHYASARYDNATGLELSVIAAVLLGGIDFDGGKGTLGGAVAGVFLIGSLQNVMSLLNVSAQSQIVVTGVLLVISVLAPRVGRQIAQARARKKTAAGPPAPSPAPS from the coding sequence ATGCCTGAGACTCAGAAGACGTCCGTAGCTGCCCGGTTCGGCAGTGCGGTGCGCTGGGACACCGCAGTGGGTGTGCTGCTCATCGTGCTCCTGCTCTGCTCGTTCTCCTTCGTGGACAACTTCGGCAACGCGCTGAACATCTCGTTCCTGATCGGTAACACGCTGCCCATCGCGTTGATCGCGCTGCCCATGACGATGCTGGTCGTCTCCGGCGAGGTCGACCTCTCGGTGGGCTCCACGGCCGGCCTGTCCGGTGCCGTCATGGGCGCCCTGTGGAACCAGGGCATGGCCATCGAGACGATCATTCCGCTGTGTCTCGCGCTCGGCATCGTCTGCGGGCTCATCAACGGGCTGCTCGTCACCCGCCTCGGCCTTCCCTCGCTGGCCGTCACCATCGGCACGATGGCCGCCTATCGTGGCATCGCGCAGATCGTCCTCGGTTCCGACTCCGTCACCGACTTCCCCACCCAGTACCTCGACTTCGGCGCAGGCCGCATCGGCGACACCTTCATTCCGTACGCGGTGGTGCCGTTCCTCGCACTGCTCGCGATCGCCGTGCTCGTGCTGCACGCCACGCCGGTGGGCCGCTCACTGTTCGCGATCGGAGCGAGCGAGGAGGCGGCGCGATTCTCCGGCATCCGAGTCAAGCGGCTCAAGCTGTCCATGTTCGTGACAACCGGTCTGCTGTCGGCGCTCACCGGCGTGTTCTGGGCCCTGCACTACGCCAGCGCCCGCTACGACAACGCCACCGGCCTTGAACTGTCCGTCATCGCCGCAGTACTGCTCGGCGGCATCGACTTCGACGGCGGCAAGGGCACCCTCGGCGGCGCCGTCGCCGGAGTGTTCCTCATCGGATCGCTGCAGAACGTGATGAGCCTGCTTAACGTCTCGGCGCAGTCCCAGATCGTGGTCACCGGCGTGCTGCTCGTGATCTCCGTGCTTGCCCCGCGTGTCGGCCGCCAGATCGCCCAGGCCAGGGCGCGGAAGAAGACGGCGGCCGGGCCACCGGCACCGTCCCCCGCCCCTTCGTAG
- a CDS encoding ABC transporter permease, whose translation MSATTEQPVRTSPAPQATASSKFIAKVFRARELAVAAVLVVMLGATQISNGEFLSEQGIKDLMLNATILVLVAVGQAVVVITRNVDLSVGSVLGISAFAAGNYLQSGGNAMVAVLLAVALGMLFGALNGALVSLGKVPALVVTLGTLYVVRGIDSIWVGSSQITADGLPDAFVDFGHEGLWVVPYLALIAVVTLLAVGYCMRNYRSGRDMYALGSSPEAAVLAGVPVRKRIMTAYMLCGALAGLAGALYLARFGNVDSATGNGYELTVVSAVVVGGVAFTGGSGTVYGAALGAVLLTSINSVLPAIGVSSVWVTAINGVLLLLAIAVDRILALRVAGVLRKKAARMRSARHA comes from the coding sequence ATGAGCGCCACCACCGAACAGCCGGTCCGGACCTCACCTGCGCCGCAGGCCACCGCCTCGTCGAAGTTCATCGCCAAGGTCTTCCGAGCCCGCGAACTGGCCGTTGCGGCAGTCCTCGTCGTGATGCTCGGAGCCACGCAGATCTCCAACGGAGAGTTTCTCTCCGAGCAGGGCATCAAGGACCTGATGCTCAACGCCACCATCCTCGTGCTGGTAGCTGTCGGCCAAGCCGTCGTCGTGATCACCCGCAACGTCGACCTGTCGGTCGGATCGGTGCTGGGCATCTCGGCCTTCGCTGCAGGGAACTACCTTCAGAGCGGCGGCAATGCGATGGTCGCAGTGCTGCTGGCGGTCGCCCTCGGGATGCTCTTCGGTGCCCTGAACGGTGCCCTGGTCAGCCTCGGCAAGGTCCCCGCTCTCGTCGTCACCCTCGGCACCCTGTACGTGGTGCGCGGCATCGACTCCATCTGGGTCGGCTCCAGCCAGATCACCGCGGACGGCCTGCCCGACGCCTTTGTCGACTTCGGACACGAAGGCCTCTGGGTGGTGCCCTACCTGGCACTTATCGCCGTCGTCACCCTGCTCGCGGTCGGGTACTGCATGCGCAACTACCGCAGCGGCCGGGACATGTACGCGCTCGGCTCCAGCCCGGAGGCCGCCGTTCTCGCCGGCGTCCCCGTACGCAAACGCATCATGACGGCATACATGTTGTGCGGTGCGCTCGCCGGACTCGCGGGGGCGCTGTACCTCGCACGTTTCGGCAACGTCGACTCCGCCACCGGCAACGGCTACGAACTGACCGTGGTCAGCGCCGTCGTGGTCGGCGGCGTCGCCTTCACCGGCGGTTCCGGCACTGTCTACGGTGCAGCCCTCGGAGCCGTCCTGCTCACCTCCATCAACAGCGTGCTCCCCGCGATCGGCGTCAGCTCGGTCTGGGTCACCGCGATCAATGGCGTTCTGCTCCTGCTCGCCATCGCCGTCGACCGGATCCTCGCTCTGCGGGTCGCCGGAGTACTGCGCAAGAAGGCCGCCCGGATGAGGAGCGCCCGCCATGCCTGA
- a CDS encoding sugar ABC transporter ATP-binding protein produces MTQPEPDTAPVLALEGVSKSFGAVRALRGVSLKLYAGEAHALAGENGAGKSTLIKTLAGVYRPDTGTVLLDGTPVEFHGPAGARDAGVAVIYQEPTLFPDLTVAENIFVGRQPSRSLGRVDHGAIRQAAADLFGRLGVDLDPEQPARGLSIADQQLVEIAKALSSDARVLIMDEPTAALTGSEVARLFGVVKTLREQGAAVLFISHRLEEIFQLCQRVTTLRDGALIGSELLDGLTEDDLVRRMVGRDLDELYPKQDTEPGEVALTVRRLTREGVFTDISFEVRRGEIVGLAGLVGAGRSEVARAVFGVDRFDGGEVEVLGQKLRPGAPSMAMSAGLALVPEDRRAQGLVMDMSIERNIGLTGFADTTRAGLMNRKAERSRSLDWAVRLQVKYARLADVVGTLSGGNQQKVVLAKWLATKPQVLMVDEPTRGIDVGTKAEVHRLLSSLAAEGVAVLMISSDLPEILGMADRVLVMHEGRLTAEIPRAQATEEGVMAAATGRAARGRDAA; encoded by the coding sequence ATGACGCAACCCGAACCGGATACTGCTCCGGTGCTCGCGCTGGAGGGGGTGAGCAAGTCTTTCGGCGCTGTGCGAGCCCTGCGGGGTGTCTCCCTGAAGCTGTACGCCGGAGAAGCGCACGCGCTCGCCGGCGAGAACGGAGCAGGCAAGTCCACTCTGATCAAGACTCTTGCCGGGGTGTACCGCCCCGACACCGGCACGGTCCTTCTTGACGGAACACCGGTGGAGTTCCACGGCCCGGCCGGTGCCCGGGACGCCGGAGTCGCCGTCATCTATCAGGAGCCCACGCTCTTCCCCGACTTGACCGTCGCGGAGAACATCTTCGTGGGCCGCCAGCCGTCCCGCTCCCTCGGGCGTGTGGATCACGGCGCGATCAGGCAGGCCGCCGCCGATCTGTTCGGACGGCTCGGCGTCGACCTGGATCCGGAGCAGCCGGCGCGGGGCCTGTCCATCGCGGACCAGCAACTCGTCGAGATCGCCAAGGCGCTCTCTTCCGACGCACGAGTCCTGATCATGGATGAGCCGACCGCGGCGCTGACCGGCAGTGAAGTGGCCCGCTTGTTCGGAGTCGTAAAGACGCTGCGTGAGCAGGGTGCCGCAGTCCTGTTCATCTCACACCGCCTGGAAGAGATCTTCCAGCTGTGCCAGCGCGTGACGACCCTGCGCGACGGCGCCCTGATCGGCAGTGAACTCCTCGACGGACTCACCGAGGACGACCTCGTGCGCCGGATGGTCGGCCGCGATCTCGACGAGCTCTATCCGAAGCAGGACACCGAGCCGGGCGAGGTTGCCCTCACCGTGCGGCGGCTGACCCGCGAAGGAGTCTTCACCGACATCTCCTTCGAAGTACGGCGAGGCGAGATCGTCGGCCTGGCGGGACTCGTCGGCGCCGGACGAAGCGAAGTGGCGCGCGCCGTGTTCGGCGTGGACCGGTTCGACGGAGGTGAGGTCGAGGTGCTCGGACAGAAACTCAGGCCAGGCGCCCCCAGTATGGCGATGTCCGCGGGCCTGGCACTCGTACCGGAGGACCGCCGGGCCCAGGGACTGGTGATGGACATGTCCATCGAGCGCAACATCGGCCTCACCGGCTTCGCCGACACCACCCGCGCCGGTCTGATGAACCGGAAGGCCGAGCGCAGCCGCTCGTTGGACTGGGCGGTCAGACTCCAGGTGAAGTACGCCCGACTTGCCGACGTCGTGGGAACGCTCTCCGGCGGCAACCAGCAGAAGGTCGTACTCGCCAAGTGGCTCGCCACGAAGCCCCAGGTGCTGATGGTGGATGAACCGACGCGCGGCATCGATGTCGGCACCAAGGCCGAGGTGCACCGACTTCTGTCCTCACTCGCGGCCGAGGGAGTGGCGGTGCTGATGATCTCCTCCGACCTGCCGGAGATCCTCGGAATGGCCGATCGCGTGCTGGTGATGCACGAGGGCCGGCTGACTGCCGAGATTCCCCGTGCACAGGCAACCGAAGAAGGCGTCATGGCGGCCGCGACGGGCCGCGCAGCCCGGGGGAGGGACGCCGCATGA
- a CDS encoding FGGY-family carbohydrate kinase — MHLATRCDAPAAALLAGASEATPFTALIDPDAPEFMAPGDTPTRISGFCARTGRPRPSTQGETVHCILESLALAHRRTLHDAACVGLG; from the coding sequence ATTCATCTCGCCACTCGATGCGACGCCCCCGCCGCGGCACTCCTGGCCGGCGCCTCCGAGGCGACCCCGTTCACCGCCCTGATCGACCCGGACGCCCCGGAGTTCATGGCGCCCGGCGACACGCCCACCCGCATCAGCGGCTTCTGCGCACGCACCGGCCGGCCACGCCCGTCGACACAGGGCGAGACCGTGCACTGCATCCTGGAAAGCCTCGCGCTCGCCCACCGCCGCACCCTGCACGATGCCGCGTGTGTCGGCCTCGGCTGA
- a CDS encoding PP2C family protein-serine/threonine phosphatase codes for MLAQTTTAHHPWVIPVAAMGIVATASILAGPGFGLLPFYTAGPALAAARGTSRTVLGVGAFSAALCLISALIDSHFGNTRMLVALGGIAFVTAAACYVSRVRRQAERDLVDVREVAEAVQDVLVPPLPAQVGPLTLADSYLSATKSARVGGDLCQAVPCEDGLRVMIADVQGKGIEALRTAAVVLHTFREAARGPLGLREIAPRIEEALESLTDGERFVTGVIAEARHDGSVDLLNYGHPAPLIRRADGRLEVAEPSEHALPLGLAGLCGLDPACPTAARVVLAPDERILFYTDGLSEARDEQGEFYPVQDRAGGPLAHPGPVRALQELRADVDRHTGGGSDDDSALLLLQFERVS; via the coding sequence ATGCTCGCCCAGACGACCACGGCCCATCACCCATGGGTGATTCCTGTGGCTGCGATGGGGATCGTGGCGACGGCCTCGATCCTCGCGGGCCCGGGATTCGGTCTGCTCCCCTTCTACACGGCCGGGCCCGCCCTCGCAGCCGCTCGCGGCACCTCCCGGACCGTCCTGGGCGTGGGAGCCTTCTCGGCCGCGCTCTGCCTGATCAGCGCGCTCATCGACAGCCACTTCGGGAACACCAGGATGCTGGTGGCCCTGGGCGGGATCGCCTTCGTCACGGCCGCAGCCTGCTATGTGAGCAGGGTCCGCCGGCAGGCCGAACGGGACCTGGTCGATGTACGGGAGGTTGCGGAGGCCGTGCAGGACGTCCTGGTTCCCCCGCTGCCGGCTCAGGTCGGTCCGCTCACGCTGGCCGACTCGTACCTGTCCGCCACCAAGTCCGCGAGGGTCGGCGGCGACCTCTGTCAGGCTGTGCCCTGCGAGGACGGACTGCGCGTCATGATCGCCGATGTCCAGGGCAAGGGCATCGAGGCGCTACGAACCGCCGCGGTCGTCCTGCACACCTTCCGCGAAGCGGCACGCGGCCCACTCGGCCTGCGGGAGATCGCGCCGCGCATCGAGGAGGCCCTCGAATCCCTGACGGACGGAGAGCGGTTCGTCACGGGCGTCATCGCGGAGGCCCGCCATGACGGATCGGTCGACCTGCTGAACTACGGCCACCCCGCTCCGCTGATACGGCGCGCGGACGGGCGCCTCGAAGTCGCCGAGCCCTCCGAGCACGCACTGCCTCTGGGCCTGGCCGGCCTCTGCGGCCTCGACCCCGCATGCCCCACCGCTGCCCGGGTCGTCCTCGCCCCCGATGAGCGGATCCTCTTCTACACCGACGGCCTCAGCGAAGCCCGCGATGAACAGGGCGAGTTCTACCCCGTCCAGGACCGCGCCGGGGGCCCGCTCGCCCACCCCGGTCCGGTCCGGGCGCTGCAGGAGCTGCGCGCCGACGTGGACCGGCACACGGGCGGCGGCAGTGACGACGACTCGGCACTCCTGCTGCTCCAGTTCGAGCGGGTGTCGTGA
- a CDS encoding GntR family transcriptional regulator, translating into MTTTTGRAAQARRAADALRQRIVAGEFEDGRLPDEHTLSRSLGASRNVTREALNLLRDENLVVRRRGIGTLVTAHTYRHGLDRLAGLAEELTAYGAVSNDVRVAHVVPQPPPAIAERLALPPGSEAVYIERLRRLDGSPLSLDSTWLAPDIGRPLLERDLAGRDLFALIEEATGTALGSAEVTVHAVTAEPDIARVLDVADGAALFAIDRLTRLSGGRPVDVESLRVRADRFALRAVLPRS; encoded by the coding sequence ATGACCACGACCACGGGCCGGGCGGCACAGGCGCGGCGGGCCGCCGACGCGCTGCGGCAGCGCATCGTCGCCGGTGAGTTCGAGGACGGCAGGCTCCCCGACGAGCACACGCTGAGCCGGTCGCTCGGCGCCTCGCGCAACGTCACCCGGGAGGCACTGAACCTGCTGCGGGACGAGAACCTCGTCGTCCGGCGGCGCGGCATCGGCACGCTCGTCACCGCACACACATACCGGCACGGCCTCGACCGCCTGGCCGGTCTCGCGGAGGAGCTCACCGCCTATGGCGCGGTCTCCAACGACGTACGTGTAGCTCATGTCGTCCCGCAGCCGCCCCCGGCGATCGCCGAGCGTCTCGCGCTGCCCCCCGGGTCGGAGGCCGTGTACATCGAGCGGCTGCGCCGGCTCGACGGCAGCCCGCTGTCCCTGGACTCCACATGGCTGGCTCCCGACATCGGGCGTCCGCTGCTCGAACGAGACCTGGCAGGCCGGGACTTGTTCGCGCTGATCGAGGAGGCGACCGGCACCGCGCTGGGCAGCGCCGAGGTCACCGTGCACGCGGTCACCGCCGAGCCGGACATCGCGCGGGTGCTCGACGTCGCGGACGGTGCCGCACTGTTCGCCATCGACCGGCTCACACGCCTGTCCGGCGGGCGGCCGGTCGACGTGGAGTCCCTGCGCGTACGGGCCGACCGGTTCGCGCTGCGCGCCGTACTGCCGAGGAGCTGA
- a CDS encoding sulfite exporter TauE/SafE family protein, protein MTADPDTTHLVLLALAGLLGGIGITAIGPGGVLPTIGLFLLTGLSPSGVAGTAIVTHVATGILGTAAYTHSGQLKAAATRRCAVVLALAALVGTPLGVLCNTLVAGRGFGLLLAFAVTVTGVLVWVRDRRARHVSDGPVIPGIPPVRTAVVGFVVSLAAGLFGLGGPMLGVPLLVVCGLPVLSALAAAQVQSIVIAGVGTVAYVVHGDVDWPLAALVGVPELAGVLIGWRIAHRIPARRLKYALVVSLLALAPYLALHG, encoded by the coding sequence ATGACGGCCGATCCGGACACCACCCACCTCGTCCTCCTCGCTCTCGCCGGACTGCTCGGCGGTATCGGGATCACAGCCATCGGACCCGGCGGTGTGCTGCCGACGATCGGTTTGTTCCTTCTCACCGGCCTGTCACCATCCGGTGTCGCCGGCACCGCGATCGTCACGCACGTCGCCACCGGCATCCTGGGCACGGCGGCCTATACGCACTCGGGCCAGTTGAAGGCGGCGGCCACCCGCCGCTGCGCCGTCGTCCTCGCCCTGGCGGCGCTGGTCGGCACCCCGCTGGGCGTGCTGTGCAACACCCTGGTCGCGGGGCGCGGTTTCGGACTGCTGCTCGCCTTCGCGGTCACCGTGACCGGAGTGCTGGTGTGGGTACGCGACCGTCGCGCCCGGCACGTGTCCGACGGCCCGGTGATCCCCGGGATTCCCCCCGTCCGCACGGCGGTGGTCGGTTTCGTCGTGTCGCTGGCGGCAGGACTGTTCGGGCTCGGCGGCCCGATGCTCGGCGTGCCCCTGCTCGTCGTCTGCGGACTGCCGGTGCTCTCGGCGTTGGCCGCGGCACAGGTCCAGTCGATCGTGATCGCGGGGGTGGGCACGGTGGCGTATGTGGTGCACGGCGACGTGGACTGGCCGCTGGCCGCTCTGGTGGGGGTGCCGGAGCTGGCCGGGGTCCTGATCGGCTGGCGCATCGCTCACCGGATTCCGGCCCGGCGCCTCAAGTACGCATTGGTCGTCAGCCTGTTGGCGCTGGCGCCCTACTTGGCCCTGCACGGCTGA